A region of the Gopherus flavomarginatus isolate rGopFla2 chromosome 3, rGopFla2.mat.asm, whole genome shotgun sequence genome:
AGGTTATCGAAATCACGTCTAAAAGGCTGTATGTTTAAATCACCTGATGCCTTATCAAACTTTACTCCAGGTTCTGGAAGGCCAGTCTTAACTACTTCTAGGTTATGCTTTCCTATATTGTTGGCAATGTTTTCTCGGACTCTGTTTTCATTTGTCTGCTCATCTGTATCAAATAGATATTTTTCCCCGTTGTTCACACTTTCAAAATGATCATGGTCTAAATCATATGCCTCTTTTGTCATGGGTTGAAGGTGAttattcaaatatgaaattaattGCTCTGGTTTCTGAGGAGTACGAACATATTGATTGCTTTCACTTTCATCAACAGGTGTTCTTCCATGAGGCATGTAATTATCCATTTTATTAACTGTTGCTATTTCATGTTCGTCTTTCCGCTCATCTGTTTGAGGAGTTACTGTCTTTGATTTATCTTGCACAGATGCTTCTTTTTGATTAGCAATTACCTCAGAATCCAGTACTTGACTGGACTCTTCATGACTCATTTGCTCTGACAATTCCTCATGTGTTGCTGCAGGTgcattttcttcttcttgttgACCAGTGGGATCATTTCTTGCATCTGAAACATTAAGCTTGCTTCCAAAAGGAACTGCCTGAGTTGGTTGACAAATTGTTACTTTAATATAAGTAATAAACGGGATTCTCTCTCCCGCCACAATTTCCCCTTCTGACAAGACCTGGGTTTTGGTGGATTCTTCAGATAAAATATGAACAGATTGCTGCTCCTTTTCAATTACCTCATAAAAATCCTTATGTTTGTCTCCTGAAACCCTCAGTTGGCCTGACAGGTCTTTATTAATAGACTGAGCTTTTGAAACTTGATCTTTTTGAGACCCAGCTGCATTACAAGGAATATCATCTTTAAGAatgtatttttcaaaatatattccAGTTTCATCGTCTGTGTCAGAATTTCTAGGAAAAGATGCATCAGAATTCCCACTGTCTTCATCAGAAGGAGGCTCATTTTCACCTTTTGCATTTTCTCCCACTGCTTCTGCATAGAGGTCCTTGTATAAAAATGCCAGTGCAGGTGGCTCCTCTAGAAGTTCTGGGTTAATTGCGCTGACTGATGTGGGAAACAACATAGACCGTTCTAACACTCCTTCTTCTGTATCAAATAAGGGTGTGCCTGCTAACTTCTGTTCATCTTCTATATTTATCACTTTTTTACTACAGTCAATTGATTTTTGCATAGTCAAAAATTTCTGAGCATCTGCATGAGACTGCATCTTgctttcttgttctatcattccATAAAAGGCTTCATCTAAGTCATTATCTAGTAAAGTAAATTCATCTTCTGAAGTATTAACATCAGAATTTCCAGTTGAAGAGATGGTTTCTTCTGTATGTTTCTTAGGGTTTGTCATTACAGCATCAAAGGAAGATAGTTCAGTGGGGGATTTGTCATCAATCAAAGTATACTTTTCAAAATAATCCATCTCAATGGTACTCTCGTTAGGATTCAAAACTTCGCCACTTTTATTTTCTGACACAGTGGAAATTTCCTCCTCTGTTTCTACAATTTCCTGAGCATCTACTTCAACAAGTTCTTTTTGTTCCATATCTTTAACTCCGGTGTCATCTGTCACTGAGTTTTCTGAAATTTCTGTAGCTGTTCCATATGCTGATGCTTCATGGTCACCACAATcaaacagttttgttttaatgAGAGTATTTGTTTCTAAGTATTCTAGTTTATCTGGCATGTGTTTGCTTTCTTCTTCATCCACTGAAGAAATGAGTGGGACAGCATGAATGTTCAATATCTCATAGCCTTCTGAAATGATATTAAACatatctttttgttcatcaggTTCTGGAGTATATTTGGATTCTTCTGCAGAGTTCACATGTTCTGTTAATTTCTCTTCTCTCGGTAGATAATGTTCAGGCTCTTTTGACCCTGCTTCTACATTTGAAAAATGCTGTACTTCTTCTGCTGTTGAAAGGTCTCCAGTGCTAGTTACTGTTACATTATTTACAGTTTTATCTGAGACTGGATTACCTGGTAGTGAGGAGTATAAATTATGTGTGTGGGTTTCATTAATGGGCTCTGATAGGAGATTACAGGAAGCTTCATTTGAAACAAAATCAGATACCATTGTCATGTCTGATTTATTCTCATTAGTACTTTGGGCTGTATGTGCTGTCTGAAGTCTACCTGGAAATTGTTTTGATTCAAAGTATTCAGCTTCATTTGGAAAAGACTGAATTTCTTGCTTCTCTGCTTCGTTATTATTTGTAGGATCAGCTGAGCCAGTTTTTGACTTTTCTGACAACAAAGCAGTTTCCTCAAAAGCATAGGCTTGAATTTCTAGATTCTCTGTTTCATTAAAAGGCCTAACTAAGGTTGTTTTTAACTGTGTTGATGGGAAACTGTCTACTTCAGCTGAATAAGACTGATTTTCTTGCATCATGGTTTCATCAACAAAGTCTGATGAAACAGCCATTGATTGTTCAGGTGACGTATATTCTGTGTCAGGCAAAGAAGAATGAATATCATACTTCTCTTCTTCATTAATAGAACCAGCTGAAAAGTTCAACACTTCTGAAACCAAGTCTGGCACTTCATGTGCATCAGGTTGTATTTCTTGCTTATCACTTTCAGCAGTGAAGATGGGAGAAGGAGCTGTTAACTGTGCTGACAGCAGGTATTGTGTGCCCAGTGAATAAGCTTGAAGTTCTTGCCCATCTCTGTCACCAGTATGCATTAGTGGCACAGTGACTAACTGTTCAGACATCAGGTTTTCTATTTTAGGTGAATGTAGCTGAATTTCTCGCATCTCTGCTTCATCAGTGTCATATGATGAAGCTAAAGAGTGAGACTTTGATTTTGCAGGCTTGGGTCTATATGGCTGAATGTCTTGCTTTTCTTCATCATCAATGGAATGTGACAAAACTAAGTGTTTAGGCACAGATTGTGCAGTTACAGGTGAAGAAGATTGAATTTCTTGCGGAATTACTTCATCAACTGAATAATGTGAAAGTGAATGTtcaggctccagtcctgcaggtACACGTGAATAACATTGACTTTCTCGGATTTCTGTATCTCCAATAGGATATGATAAAATTAAATGACCAGATTCCAATTGTGGAGTTGTGGGTGAATAATGCTCAATTTCTTCACTCCCTGTTTCAGATAAAACTAGATGTTCAGACTCGAATTGTGCAGGTACAAGTAAATACGGCTGAATTTCTTCATTCTCTGCTTCTTCTATGGAATGTGATAAAATTCGATGTTCGCACTCCATTTGTGCAGCTTGTTTCTCTGCTTCATTGCTGGAATATGACAAATCTGAAAGCTCAGACTCTGGTTCTGCAGTTACTTGTGAATAATATTGACTTTCTTGTGTTTCTGTTTCATCAACAGGATATGATAAATCTACATTTTCAAACTCCAGTTGTTCAACTGCAGGTGAATAAGACTCTTGCTCTTCTGCTTCTTCAATGGAATAGAATAGATCTGAATGTTCAGACTCTGACTGAGCAATTATGGGAGTGTTTGGCTGGATATCTTCCTGGTCTGAATGTTCAGACTCCAATTGCTCTGTTTCTTGTTTCTCTGTTTCACAAGTAGAGTATGATATATCTGGTTGTTCAGATTCCAGTTGTGCAATTACAGGCGAATAAGGATAAATTTCTTGCTTTCCTGCTTCCTCGATGGAATATGATATATCTGGATGTTCACATTCGGATTGTGCAGTTATAGGTGGATAAGGTTTAATATCACGCTTTTTTATTTCAGATAAAACTGAATGTTCAGGCTCCGACTGTGTAGTCACAGGTGAATAAAACTGAATTTCttgcttctctgtttcctcaccaGTATGTGATGAACTAGAACGTTCAGAGACAGATTCTGTAGATATAGGCACATAAGGTTGAGTTGCTTGCCCCTCTGGTTCATTAATACAATCTGTTGAAATGGTCTTTGTGGCCAAAAATGAATTAGGCTGAATTTCCTGGTTCTCTCCTTCATCAATAAGAGATGGTGTAATGGACAGTGGCTGTTCTGAGATTACATTTGTAGTCTCAGAAGGAAAGGGCtgtatttcttctctctctgctataTCCATAAGATCTGATGGCTCAGATATTGACCATTCTGATATTGATGTTACGGGCATAGGTGAACTTGTGTGGATTTCCTGTTTCCCTTCTTCCTCAGTAAGGTATGATGAAAAAGACAATGACTGCTCTGATGTCTCATGTACAGTCTCAGCTGGAGAAGACTGTGtctcttttctctcttctttatCATTTGAAAAACTGCTAGATTCAATATTCATTTTGACATGTTTTATATTATGAAGTGAACCATCACCCCTATCAGTGCAATTCTTTTCAAGATGCACCAAAGAAGGTGAGGAAAGGCTTTGATTTAAGAATCCTTTGTGCTGTTGTTTCTGCTTCCTTTTTATATCTGATGGCACAGTTGGATCTTTACTACCCTTCTTTTGGAAAAATTTTGGCGTTTCTTCTTCTGAAATTGAATTGAACTTCTGGATTTTAGCTCTTACAGCTCCATTAAGGGCTGGCCttccttttttcagtttattttctttaCCCATGAACTTTGAGGCAattgaagcatctgacactggtTCCCCTGTAATGTCTAGCAAATCTTCTTTATCTTTTGAAGTTTCTGCATCCATAGCTTGTGTTTCCAGTTGAGCAGCATTTAACTTAGCATCCTGCACTTTTGTGGGAGCATCTCTTAATTCTTGCATCTGCATTCCGGACAAGTCACTCTTTTTGCTGCCCTGACCTCTCTTCAAGTCTGATGTCCTATCTGATGATTTACACATCCTTTTCCGGACAGTCTTACCTTCATCCATGAGAAAGATAACTTTCCCTGGGGGAGAATCTACAGATGAACTTTCAACACTACAAAGATCAGAAGTAGCACTTGCTTCTGAGGCCCAGGGAGTGGAACATCTGCTTGAGCTGGTTTCCCATGTTATTCCACTATCTTCACTTTGAACTGTTACCACAGAAAAGGAAGGGTCGGACATGATGCATTGTAGCTTGGGTTTCACATCTTCATTATGGATAATCTCCTTTAaactacaataataaataaaagtatgGTAGGATCATTATAAAAATCAATTACAGTAAAATCAAACATACCTAAATCTGAAAAACGGTTTTTCTTAAGTACTGTAACAAATATAGGCATAAATAATGTAACATTTTGTCTGACAAATATACTGTTGGCATTGATAATGTCATATGTTGTAAGATTGTATAAAAACACTAAGGACTTCAAATTTTCTCTCACTTATGCTAGCGTGAAGTCAGAGTCTGGCTTTAAAACTTAAAGGAAGCTTAATGTTCTGCAAAAATCTAAACATGAAATAAATCAGCAATATCACTAAAGAtctaaggcctgattctccaatgCCTGATACCTTGTGGAGTCATTTAAACCTGTACTATGTTGGTGTAAATGCTGACAtactgatttggtagcattttgcacCTATTTTGCACAGATATAAATGACTAATTCAAAGTACAAGGCAGTGGAGATTCAGGCCCATAGTTTATTACAACATCTTAGTTCTCTTCATCTTCCAACTTAATGAACTTTAATTTACTAATTTAGATCAATTCTGTGTATCAGGGtgttacaaataataaaaatattcctCTAAAATCATGAGTTTATCTGAGTAAGTCCTCCAACATACCAATAAATGGTTAAccatgattttaaaaagaaacttttaaaatatttatggtaCATAAAATTCCAATAGCTATCATTTCTATCAGTGATTTAAGTATATTGTTTCAGGAAAAACCTACAGAACAATTTACCTCTCCAGCTTTATAAACTACAGCagcaaaaaatgttaaaatgattaAATAATTAAGGATGAAGTCACAAACTTATTTCAGTAAAGAAATTGAATAGTAATATGCAGAAAATAGAAAAGACTACCAGCAAATGTTCAACCCTCTACATTTCTTCAATACCCAATACCTTAAAAACTTCCATCGAGCAAAGCAAACCACAAAGACGGCAGAAGATGTCCTCCATTAGCCACCTGGCTATGGAAAAGGCCTTAAAAATCCTGTAACCTACCTAGCAACTGTCTGAAGGAAAACTGCCAGTGTCACCAGCCCCATCTGATTGAGTACAAAGAAGAGCTcggaagaagagctccgtgtagctcaaaagcttctctctctcactaacagaagttggtccaataaaagataacacACGCACTGAAGCAACTATGAACTCTCAAAGCCTACTTCATGGGATGAGGCAAACTTGCAGCTGAAACATTCTAGTTCCACTGAATAGAGGGAGATAGTCATGCTTTGAACTACCTTTATCTGGCTAATATAATGTAATTACACAGATAGGAATAAAGAGCTAACCTGTGATATACGAGACTCCAGGATCAGAGCCAGGTGGAACTCATTGTCTTAGTGGACACAAGGAGGAGGCTGAGCAGCACTGAGTGTTTACAGATGGCAAGTAGAGATTAGAGAAAAAGGATAAACTACAACCACATTGACTTAAAAAACACCCTCCAACATATGGTAGAAGACAGACATGTTAAAGcacaaggagaaaagaaaattcatCAAAGAAGTACAATGGTCTAcagcaagggtcggcaacctttcagatgcggtgtgccgagtcttaatttattcactgtaatttaaggtttcgcgtgccagtaatacattttaatgtttttagaaggtctctttctataagtctgtaatatataactaaactattgttgtatgtaaagtaaataaggtttttaaaatgtttgagaagcttcatttaaaattaaattaaaatgcagagccccccccagactagtggccaggatccagacagcatgagtgccactgaaaatcagctcgtgtgcctacccctggtctacagaAAACCTTAAACTCCAAAAACTAGAAGCatacagcccccactccccttgtTCAAAAGTACTCAGCAAAAGCAGTTGTGTGTCATGCCTGTCACCAAATAGCACACATTCCAGGCAGAACTGATCATAGCATGACAATTCTGTTTTACAGCAACTTTtgaggttttgaaatttgttttcaataCACACTGGAAAGGAAAACACTTTCAAACACATTTGTGAAAATGGAACAGCTTGTTTTATAAATGTCACTGATTTATTTACATCATAAAGGTGTGTAAATGAAGTTGGGGGTGGAGACACTCATTGGGGAAGAAGAGGGGATTGTTGCAGTaagaggaggggagtgggtggAGAAAGAGCAAATCTGCCTGGGAGGGAGATGGAAATGGGAGAGAAGAGTGAAGGTTAGAAGGAAATGGAGATGAGAGTGAGGCTGGGAAGCTGAATGACCACAAACAACGGCTACACAATGAGCAAAACAAGTATTCAGAGCCCCAGGGTGCAGAGCTCCTGCTACCTTTGTGGAGAGGCAGAGTGGAGTTCACTGGGCCTGATCCCCTAGGGGGTTGGGTGACGTATGAGTGAGATATATGGGAAGCTGGAAGCCTCTGCCTTCCTCCCTGAACCATCAGGTGCAGTTAGTATGTCTTTGGGGAATGAGCCCAGCGAGGGATTTCCATAGGACACTTCCTGTGAgctcctcctggctgctgctgactGGGCCGGCTTTAGTGTGGGACCCATTTAGAACATTTTCagaggggccccagcagggatgactaaaaaaaaaaaaaaaagtgtaaaaaaaaaaaaagcgtttcatttcttagcaactggttTCCTATaagaagttctgatttaagggatgtgccacagtatgcattttttgtaccaatagggttaccatacatccgtattttcctcctggatggtgatttaagaaccTAAAAGCCTGAcacatccaggaaaatacggatgtttgttaaaccaacctaaattcttttttaaaaagatgggcctgaactagaaatgagctctgttttACGTGTGGGTCCCCACCATTCCCTGGGGGtgcgctagggtgaccagatgtccagattttatagggacagtcccgacttttgggtctttttcttatataggatcctattaccccccacccccatcccgatttttcacacttgctgtctggtcaccctaggatgtgcacgtgtgggtcccagctgctccctgcccccctcattgaagcaggtgtgcagggttactgccctgggaactgcagggcaccattggagatggggctggctggagatagggtctggctgcaggcagggcaaggggtgctgggctggctggagacaaggggttgtggggtgggctggctggcttcaggcagggccagaggagggtgcagcatgggttggcagggctggagacagaagagtgcgggactggctggcttcaggcaggggggtgcagcaggggttggctcagagggtgtggcagggactggctggagacGAGCTGGCCACGGAAAGGAGATgcagggcaggctggagacagggcagggggtgcaaggctggctggggacggTGGCTGGTGCGGGGCTAGCTAGAGACGGGGCTGgttgcgggcagggcagggggtgaggggctgtctgcagacaggggctggtgcgggtagggcagggggtgtggcaggggctggctggagatgggctggctgcaggccagGCAGGggttgcggggctggctgcaggcagggactggctgtgggctgggcatggggtgcggggctggctgcagacaggagctgatgcaggcagggcaggggggtgcacggctggtgaaggcagggggtgcaggaggcgctggctgCGGGAAAGGGGTGCAGATGAAGCGGgtgagtgcctcctcctcctccctcccccaccaggatagtagcagcagcagcccggggtttgggggttatttaaagggcccaggtctCCCCCGCTTCTACCGCcgcggccctttaaatagccgtgggagccctggggaagtggcagggctccaggggctatttaaaggactaggGTGGCAGAGTCAGCTGAAGCCTGCCCCCTCTACCCCAGGGCTtggagggctatttaaagggtccg
Encoded here:
- the LOC127047924 gene encoding cardiomyopathy-associated protein 5-like, which translates into the protein MEGYSGSECDRVSEISSSIEDDVPEGLVEPQEVAELTNSLKEIIHNEDVKPKLQCIMSDPSFSVVTVQSEDSGITWETSSSRCSTPWASEASATSDLCSVESSSVDSPPGKVIFLMDEGKTVRKRMCKSSDRTSDLKRGQGSKKSDLSGMQMQELRDAPTKVQDAKLNAAQLETQAMDAETSKDKEDLLDITGEPVSDASIASKFMGKENKLKKGRPALNGAVRAKIQKFNSISEEETPKFFQKKGSKDPTVPSDIKRKQKQQHKGFLNQSLSSPSLVHLEKNCTDRGDGSLHNIKHVKMNIESSSFSNDKEERKETQSSPAETVHETSEQSLSFSSYLTEEEGKQEIHTSSPMPVTSISEWSISEPSDLMDIAEREEIQPFPSETTNVISEQPLSITPSLIDEGENQEIQPNSFLATKTISTDCINEPEGQATQPYVPISTESVSERSSSSHTGEETEKQEIQFYSPVTTQSEPEHSVLSEIKKRDIKPYPPITAQSECEHPDISYSIEEAGKQEIYPYSPVIAQLESEQPDISYSTCETEKQETEQLESEHSDQEDIQPNTPIIAQSESEHSDLFYSIEEAEEQESYSPAVEQLEFENVDLSYPVDETETQESQYYSQVTAEPESELSDLSYSSNEAEKQAAQMECEHRILSHSIEEAENEEIQPYLLVPAQFESEHLVLSETGSEEIEHYSPTTPQLESGHLILSYPIGDTEIRESQCYSRVPAGLEPEHSLSHYSVDEVIPQEIQSSSPVTAQSVPKHLVLSHSIDDEEKQDIQPYRPKPAKSKSHSLASSYDTDEAEMREIQLHSPKIENLMSEQLVTVPLMHTGDRDGQELQAYSLGTQYLLSAQLTAPSPIFTAESDKQEIQPDAHEVPDLVSEVLNFSAGSINEEEKYDIHSSLPDTEYTSPEQSMAVSSDFVDETMMQENQSYSAEVDSFPSTQLKTTLVRPFNETENLEIQAYAFEETALLSEKSKTGSADPTNNNEAEKQEIQSFPNEAEYFESKQFPGRLQTAHTAQSTNENKSDMTMVSDFVSNEASCNLLSEPINETHTHNLYSSLPGNPVSDKTVNNVTVTSTGDLSTAEEVQHFSNVEAGSKEPEHYLPREEKLTEHVNSAEESKYTPEPDEQKDMFNIISEGYEILNIHAVPLISSVDEEESKHMPDKLEYLETNTLIKTKLFDCGDHEASAYGTATEISENSVTDDTGVKDMEQKELVEVDAQEIVETEEEISTVSENKSGEVLNPNESTIEMDYFEKYTLIDDKSPTELSSFDAVMTNPKKHTEETISSTGNSDVNTSEDEFTLLDNDLDEAFYGMIEQESKMQSHADAQKFLTMQKSIDCSKKVINIEDEQKLAGTPLFDTEEGVLERSMLFPTSVSAINPELLEEPPALAFLYKDLYAEAVGENAKGENEPPSDEDSGNSDASFPRNSDTDDETGIYFEKYILKDDIPCNAAGSQKDQVSKAQSINKDLSGQLRVSGDKHKDFYEVIEKEQQSVHILSEESTKTQVLSEGEIVAGERIPFITYIKVTICQPTQAVPFGSKLNVSDARNDPTGQQEEENAPAATHEELSEQMSHEESSQVLDSEVIANQKEASVQDKSKTVTPQTDERKDEHEIATVNKMDNYMPHGRTPVDESESNQYVRTPQKPEQLISYLNNHLQPMTKEAYDLDHDHFESVNNGEKYLFDTDEQTNENRVRENIANNIGKHNLEVVKTGLPEPGVKFDKASGDLNIQPFRRDFDNLPSDSTREEQCLETDEHLAESMVYEVITQEELLQDEISSELAHEDLLFEDRESFEQISYSYESVNETEQEIPIEQEDSGFVVMNSEKSSLDISESESQQKEVKKAHVDTYCCQCRCPISAIDKLFGEHEGHDVTTLDTAVMDMKDQLDEFLGELQQRSVKFEELVSEIEILFKSVEENSKKNEQFLEDQNEEMVKKVIAQYDEMSQNFEELKKMKMEYLYDQMVNFQQSIVEVKETLETTVTETEELDDVVFLNLSKEMNKRLLSAMDKSLSLEKMPSAFSLFDHYADGSVRSDQNTLKCVTVPQTPKLLPQEPNSATSTSIAIYWTVSEGDIIDCFQVYCMEEPQPNKVQSALVEEYRVTVKESYCILEDLEPDRYYGVWVMAVNYSGCSLPSRKSTFRTAPSTPLLKAEDCTVCWDTAIIRWSTANSEATKSFMLEYCRQYSPEGEGLRSFAGIKKPELQVNLQPNVNYFFYVRAASSSGTSEQSEAALISTKGTRFHVMSDTAHPALQVSSDGTVICLPEKTKFTGIPSVLGELLPARGLHYWETTVTGCKGYRIGICYNSTSEGSNLGQDDTSWCICYCSTQTSFIYKFFHHGVMSDVYMTEQPARVGILLDYKAGRLSFFNAERRLALFTIRHRFTNAAHPAFVLEKAGVLNLHTGMELPEFVKHS